A genomic region of Pyrus communis chromosome 14, drPyrComm1.1, whole genome shotgun sequence contains the following coding sequences:
- the LOC137714173 gene encoding bifunctional nitrilase/nitrile hydratase NIT4B-like yields MALVPSSSPLIAEVDMGTDYSAPTVRATVVQASTVFYDTPATLDKAERLLAEAAGYGAQLVVFPEAFVGGYPRGSNFGVVMGNRTAKGKEDFRKYHAAAIDVPGPEVDRLAAMAGKYKVFLVMGVIERDGYTLYCTVLFFDSQGCYLGKHRKIGAAIWGFGDGSTIPVFETPIGKIGAAICWENKMPLLRTAMYAKGIEIYCAPTADSRDLWQASMTHIALEGGCFVLSANQFCRRKDYPPPPEYAFAGEEPAPDSVVCAGGSVIISPSGTVLAGPNYDGEALISADLDLGEIAREKFGFDVVGHFSRPEVLSLIVRDHPATPVTFTSASAKTDHKVSHKP; encoded by the exons ATGGCTCTGGTACCCTCGTCTTCCCCACTGATCGCGGAGGTGGACATGGGAACCGACTACTCCGCCCCCACTGTCCGCGCCACCGTCGTCCAAGCCTCCACCGTCTTCTACGACACCCCTGCCACTCTAG ATAAGGCTGAGAGGTTATTGGCTGAAGCAGCAGGATATGGTGCCCAGCTGGTTGTGTTTCCTGAAGCATTTGTGGGTGGTTATCCACGTGGGTCGAATTTTGGCGTTGTCATGGGGAACAGAACAGCTAAGGGTAAAGAAGACTTCAGAAAGTATCATGCTGCTGCCATTGATGTGCCTG GTCCTGAAGTTGATCGATTGGCAGCAATGGCTGGAAAGTACAAGGTATTCCTGGTAATGGGTGTGATAGAGAGAGATGGATATACACTCTATTGCACTGTTCTGTTTTTTGATTCTCAAGGTTGCTACTTGGGAAAGCACCGAAAAATAGGTGCTGCCATTTGGGGATTTGGAGATGGATCTACAATTCCTGTGTTTGAGACTCCGATTGGAAAAATAGGTGCTGCCATTTGTTGGGAAAATAAGATGCCACTTCTAAGGACAGCAATGTATGCTAAAG GCATTGAGATATATTGTGCTCCTACGGCTGATTCCAGGGATTTATGGCAAGCATCAATGACTCATATTGCCTTAGAGGGTGGGTGTTTTGTCCTATCAGCCAATCAGTTCTGTCGAAGGAAAGACTACCCCCCTCCTCCAGAATATGCATTTGCAGGAGAGGAACCTGCTCCAGATTCTGTCGTCTGTGCCGGAGGCAGTGTTATTATCTCACCGTCGGGGACTGTTCTTGCTGGACCCAATTATGATGGGGAGGCACTCATCTCAGCAGATCTCG ATCTTGGAGAAATAGCAAGGGAGAAATTTGGCTTTGATGTGGTTGGCCACTTTTCACGGCCCGAAGTGCTTAGCTTGATCGTGAGGGACCATCCAGCAACTCCAGTTACTTTCACATCAGCCTCAGCAAAGACCGATCACAAAGTCTCACATAAGCCATAA